Proteins from a genomic interval of Polaribacter sejongensis:
- a CDS encoding aspartate aminotransferase family protein — protein sequence MPLFNVYPLYNVTPVKAKGVYVYDENKTEYLDLYGGHAVISIGHAHPKYVKAITNQVEKLGFYSNAIQNPLQVQLADKLEALSGCKDYELFLCNSGAEANENALKLASFKTNKSRVIAFKNGFHGRTSAAVAATDNKNIIAPINAQQKVTILDLNDIDAVKTELEKGDVCAVIVEFIQGVGGLDQATAEFFEQVDVLCKANNTFFIADEVQSGYGRSGKFFAYQHYNVTPDVISIAKGMGNGFPIGGILIHPDIEAKFGMLGTTFGGNHLACAAGLSVLKVIEEENLIDNVNEMSCYFMKIAKTIPEIKNIKGKGLMLGLEFDFEVGDLRKKLIYDYHIFTGGAMNKNLLRILPPLTLKKEHINQFFEALVDALGE from the coding sequence ATGCCATTATTTAACGTTTATCCACTGTACAATGTTACTCCTGTAAAAGCTAAAGGAGTTTATGTTTATGACGAAAACAAAACGGAATATTTAGATTTATATGGTGGACATGCTGTAATTTCTATAGGTCATGCACATCCTAAATACGTAAAAGCGATAACTAATCAGGTTGAAAAACTAGGTTTTTATTCGAATGCTATTCAGAATCCTTTACAAGTTCAATTAGCAGATAAATTAGAAGCACTTTCAGGTTGTAAAGACTACGAATTATTTTTATGTAATTCTGGTGCAGAAGCAAATGAAAATGCGTTAAAATTAGCTTCTTTTAAAACCAATAAATCTAGAGTTATTGCCTTTAAAAATGGTTTTCATGGTAGAACTTCTGCAGCCGTTGCTGCAACAGATAATAAAAATATTATTGCACCAATTAACGCACAACAAAAGGTTACTATTTTAGATTTAAATGATATTGATGCTGTAAAAACAGAACTAGAAAAAGGTGATGTTTGTGCAGTTATTGTAGAGTTTATACAAGGTGTTGGTGGATTAGACCAAGCAACTGCTGAGTTTTTTGAACAAGTAGATGTTCTTTGTAAAGCAAACAACACGTTTTTTATTGCTGATGAAGTTCAGTCTGGATACGGAAGATCTGGAAAGTTTTTTGCTTATCAACATTATAATGTAACTCCAGATGTTATTTCTATAGCAAAAGGAATGGGAAATGGTTTCCCGATTGGAGGAATTTTAATCCACCCAGATATTGAAGCTAAATTCGGAATGTTAGGGACTACTTTTGGAGGAAATCACTTAGCTTGTGCTGCTGGTTTATCTGTATTAAAGGTAATTGAAGAAGAAAACCTTATAGACAATGTAAATGAAATGTCTTGCTATTTCATGAAAATTGCAAAGACAATTCCTGAAATAAAAAATATTAAAGGAAAAGGGTTAATGCTTGGTTTAGAATTCGACTTTGAGGTTGGAGATTTACGTAAGAAATTAATTTACGACTATCATATTTTTACAGGTGG